Proteins found in one Hevea brasiliensis isolate MT/VB/25A 57/8 chromosome 18, ASM3005281v1, whole genome shotgun sequence genomic segment:
- the LOC110632460 gene encoding probable manganese-transporting ATPase PDR2: MSSFHVGGKVVERVDLLRKKHWAWRLDVWPFAILYVLWVTTIVPSIDIADAAIVLGGLLALHILVWLFTAWSVNFKCFVQFSKVHDIHLADACKITPSKFSGSKEVVPLHFRKQLEGSSSLGDREEIYFDFRKQRFIYSKEEETFCKLPYPTKETFGNYLKITGHGSEGKVVAATEKWGRNVFEYPQPTFQKLMKEHCMEPFFVFQVFCVGLWCLDEYWYYSLFTLFMLFMFESTMAKSRLKTLSELRRVRVDSQILLVHRCGKWVKLPGTDLLPGDVVSIGRSSGPSGEDKSVPADMLLLAGSAIVNEAILTGESTPQWKVSIMGRGTEEKLSIKRDKSHVLFGGTKILQHTPDKTFPLRTPDGGCVAVVLRTGFETSQGKLMRTILFSTDRVTANSWESGLFILFLVVFAVIAAGYVLKKGLEDPTRSKYKLFLSCSLIITSVIPPELPMELSIAVNTSLIALARRGIFCTEPFRIPFAGKVDICCFDKTGTLTSDDMEFCGVVGLNDGMNLESDMTKVPVRTVEILASCHALVFVDNKLVGDPLEKAALKGIDWSYKSDEKAMPKRGGGNAVQIVQRHHFASHLKRMAVVVRIQDEFLAFVKGAPETIQDRLIDLPQSYVDTYKKYTRQGSRVLALAFKSLPDMTVSEARSLDRDVVESGLTFAGFAVFNCPIRADSATILSELKNSSHDLVMITGDQALTACHVASQVHIISKPALILGRARHPEGYEWISPDEAEKIHYNDKEVGALSETHDLCIGGDCIEMLQQSSAVLRVIPHVKVFARVAPEQKELIMTTFKTVGRITLMCGDGTNDVGALKQAHVGVALLNAVPPAQSGNSSTEISKDGNPKFIKSKKSKPISEVAGKSSNLNGEGSMKGKVVAKSDSSSPLVGNRPQTAAEVQRQKLKKLMDEMNEEGDGRSAPIVKLGDASMASPFTAKHASVAPTTDIIRQGRSTLVTTLQMFKILGLNCLATAYVLSVMYLDGVKLGDVQATISGVFTAAFFLFISHARPLPILSAERPHPNIFCFYVFLSLMGQFSVHLFFLISSVKEAEKYMPDECIEPDSDFHPNLVNTVSYMVSMMLQVATFAVNYMGHPFNQSITENKPFLYALLAAVGFFTVITSDLFRDLNDWLKLVPLPPGLRNKLLVWAFLMFLVCHTWERLLRWAFPGRIPAWRKRQQLAEANLGKKKNV, from the exons ATGTCGAGCTTTCATGTTGGAGGGAAAGTGGTGGAGAGAGTGGATTTGTTGAGGAAGAAGCATTGGGCATGGCGTTTGGATGTATGGCCTTTTGCTATTTTATACGTTCTCTGGGTTACTACTATTGTCCCAAGCATTGATATTGCAGATGCTGCCATTGTCCTTGGTGGCCTTCTGGCTCTTCACATTCTGGTCTGGCTTTTTACTGCATGGTCTGTCAATTTCAAATGTTTCGTTCAGTTTAGTAAG GTTCATGATATTCACCTTGCAGATGCTTGTAAAATAACTCCGTCAAAGTTTTCCGGTTCCAAAGAAGTAGTGCCGCTGCATTTTCGTAAACAG TTGGAAGGTTCTTCATCCTTGGGGGACAGAGAAGAGATTTACTTTGATTTTAGAAAGCAGCGCTTCATCTATTCAAAAGAGGAGGAGACATTTTGCAAGCTTCCTTACCCTACCAAGGAAACGTTTGGCAACTATCTTAAAATTACTGGTCATGGCTCTGAGGGTAAAGTAGTAGCTGCTACTGAAAAGTGGGGGCGGAATGT ATTTGAATATCCGCAACCTACATTCCAGAAATTAATGAAAGAGCACTGCATGGAGCCTTTTTTTGTATTTCAG GTCTTCTGTGTAGGACTCTGGTGTTTGGATGAGTATTGGTATTACAGTTTGTTCACTTTGTTCATGCTGTTTATGTTTGAGTCAACAATGGCAAAAAGTAGGTTGAAGACTCTAAGTGAGTTAAGGCGTGTTAGAGTTGATAGCCAGATCCTTTTGGTCCATCGCTGTGGGAA gtggGTGAAACTTCCTGGGACTGATCTTTTGCCTGGCGATGTTGTGTCCATTGGGCGCTCCTCTGGTCCGAGTGGAGAAGATAAGTCAGTGCCTGCAGACATGCTTTTATTAGCCGGAAGTGCCATTGTAAATGAAGCTATTCTCACAGGCGAGTCTACTCCACAATGGAAG GTTTCTATCATGGGTAGAGGAACTGAGGAGAAGTTATCAATTAAGCGGGATAAAAGCCATGTTCTATTTGGTGGGACTAAAATATTGCAACATACCCCAGATAAG ACCTTTCCTTTGAGAACGCCTGATGGTGGCTGTGTGGCTGTTGTTCTACGTACTGGGTTTGAAACAAGCCAGGGGAAACTGATGAGGACAATTTTATTTTCCACAGATAGG GTTACTGCCAATAGCTGGGAAAGTGGACTCTTCATTCTATTTTTAGTTGTCTTTGCAGTTATTGCTGCTGGTTATGTACTTAAAAAG GGACTGGAAGATCCCACAAGGAGCAAATACAAACTTTTCCTAAGTTGTTCGCTTATTATAACTTCTGTGATCCCACCTGAGTTGCCCATGGAATTATCAATAGCAGTCAATACATCTCTTATTGCATTGGCACGACGTGGAATATTTTGTACTGAACCCTTTCGCATTCCGTTTGCTGGGAAA GTTGACATATGTTGTTTTGATAAAACTGGAACGCTTACTTCAGATGACATG GAGTTCTGTGGAGTTGTAGGGTTGAATGACGGAATGAATTTAGAATCTGATATGACTAAAGTGCCTGTTCGAACTGTGGAAATTTTGGCTTCTTGTCATGCGTTAGTGTTTGTGGACAACAAACTG GTTGGTGATCCTCTTGAGAAGGCTGCACTTAAAGGGATAGACTGGAGTTACAAATCTGATGAGAAGGCCATGCCAAAAAG GGGAGGTGGCAATGCTGTGCAGATTGTCCAAAGGCATCATTTTGCATCCCATTTAAAACGAATGGCAGTTGTTGTTCGCATACAGGATGAATTTCTTGCTTTTGTGAAG GGGGCACCAGAAACTATTCAGGATAGACTTATTGATTTGCCACAATCTTATGTTGATACTTATAAGAAATATACACGCCAAGGTTCTCGGGTTCTGGCCCTTGCTTTCAAGTCCCTTCCGGACATGACA GTTAGTGAGGCTAGAAGCTTGGATAGAGATGTAGTAGAAAGTGGCCTTACTTTTGCTGGTTTTGCG GTATTTAATTGTCCTATAAGAGCAGATTCAGCCACCATTTTATCTGAATTAAAGAATTCATCACATGACTTG GTGATGATCACGGGTGACCAGGCTTTGACAGCCTGCCATGTTGCTAGCCAAGTGCATATCATATCAAAACCAGCATTAATTCTTGGTCGAGCCAGGCATCCTGAAGGATATGAATGGATATCACCAGATGAGGCAGAGAAAATCCATTACAA TGATAAAGAGGTTGGAGCTTTATCAGAAACTCATGATCTCTGCATTGGAGGTGACTGCATTGAGATGTTGCAGCAGAGTTCTGCTGTTCTTCGAGTCATTCCTCATGTCAAG GTCTTTGCAAGAGTTGCTCCTGAGCAAAAGGAACTAATTATGACTACTTTCAAAACAGTGGGAAGGATAACATTGATGTGTGGGGATGGAACCAATGATGTTGGAGCTTTGAAGCAG GCCCATGTAGGAGTTGCATTATTGAATGCGGTGCCTCCTGCACAAAGTGGAAACTCTTCCACAGAAATATCTAAAGATGGAAACCCTAAGTTTATCAAATCAAAAAAATCAAAACCCATATCAGAAGTGGCAGGCAAATCTAGTAATCTAAATGGGGAAGGTTCTATGAAAGGCAAGGTTGTTGCAAAATCAGATTCCAGTAGCCCCTTAGTTGGTAACCGTCCTCAGACGGCTGCAGAAGTGCAACGACAGAAGCTGAAAAAACTTATGGATGAGATGAATGAGGAAGGCGATGGTCGCTCAGCTCCCATTGTGAAGCTTGGTGATGCTTCAATGGCCTCTCCTTTTACAGCAAAACATGCTTCAGTTGCCCCTACGACCGACATAATTCGTCAAGGTCGCAGTACCCTTGTTACTACTCTCCAGATGTTTAAAATACTGGGCCTTAACTGCCTTGCTACGGCATATGTGTTGAGTGTCATGTATTTGGATGGTGTCAAGCTTGGTGATGTTCAGGCCACAATCAGCGGTGTCTTTACTGCAGCTTTTTTTCTATTTATCTCACATGCTCGCCCCCTTCCCATTCTTTCAGCGGAACGGCCCCACCCCAATATTTTCTGCTTCTACGTCTTCCTTTCTCTCATGGGACAGTTTTCAGTCCACCTGTTTTTCTTGATATCTTCTGTCAAAGAGGCGGAGAAGTATATGCCCGATGAATGCATTGAGCCAGATTCTGATTTTCATCCCAATCTGGTGAACACAGTTTCATATATGGTGAGCATGATGCTCCAGGTGGCCACTTTTGCTGTGAATTATATGGGCCATCCTTTCAACCAGAGCATCACAGAAAATAAACCATTTTTGTATGCCCTATTGGCTGCTGTAGGTTTCTTCACGGTTATCACTTCTGATCTATTCAGGGACTTGAATGACTGGTTAAAATTGGTGCCATTGCCCCCAGGATTGAGGAATAAGCTTTTGGTTTGGGCATTTCTTATGTTTTTGGTCTGCCACACGTGGGAGAGATTGTTGAGATGGGCTTTCCCAGGTAGGATTCCAGCTTGGAGAAAAAGACAACAGCTGGCTGAAGCTAATTTAGGGAAGAAGAAAAATGTCTAG